CAAACTTTCTTTTTGATTCAATTCTAGAATCGTAGCCATATCTTCATCCGTTAATGAAAAATCAAAGACATCAAAATTTTGGATCATGCGTTCCTTTGTGACTGTTTTCGGAATGACAACAATACTGCGTTGAATCAAATAACGTAAAGCTACTTGAGCTACGGATTTACCGTATTTATCTCCAATTTCTCGCAATGTTTCATTGTTAAAGAAATCATTTCTACCTTCAGCAAACGGTCCCCAA
The nucleotide sequence above comes from Carnobacterium pleistocenium FTR1. Encoded proteins:
- a CDS encoding aldo/keto reductase, which gives rise to RFIDISEFSEIPPMVNQVETHVFNQQVEAQKIMEEYNTQIESWGPFAEGRNDFFNNETLREIGDKYGKSVAQVALRYLIQRSIVVIPKTVTKERMIQNFDVFDFSLTDEDMATILELNQKESLFFSHSDPKTVKFLTGLGKKNKS